From Mycobacterium colombiense CECT 3035:
CCCGCCGCTTGCAGCACGGTCGCCGTCCCGTAGCAAAGCGAGCAACCCAGCGCGAGGAGGAAGCCGATCAGCACACCCACCGACAGTAGGCGACCGGCGTCGTGCGGCGGGCCGGCGCGGCGGATGATCCTGCAAATCACCTGAACAAACGTTTGGGCCCCGCGGGCCCGGGGCACCTCACAGGTATCCCTCGCCACAGCGGAAAATCGAGCACCGAACGGCCAGTGAACGGCTGAGATTTCCCTGTGTGCGCGTTGTACATATGTATAAACCTGTGCGACAACCACATTCGAAACCATGTTTAGAGTCGGTGTACAACTGTGTACTCTGGCGCTATGGCTGAACGCGGCGCCCAGCCCCACGTCCCCCGGGGACGTCGGCTGTTCCTGCGGGCGGTGCGGCGGCTGTTCAGCCCGCTTCAGCCCGACGATTACCTCGAGATGATCAATCCGCTGTGGACCACCAAGGAACTGCGCGGCAAGGTCGACCGCATCGAGCCGGAGGGTTCCGAAGCGGCCAGCGTTCTCATTCGTCCCGGCTACGAATGGCCCGGTCACAAGCCCGGTCAGTACGTGCGGCTCGGCGTGGTGATCGACGGCGTCTACCACTGGCGTGCGTATTCGCTCACCTCCGATCCGACGCCCGAGGACGGGCTGATCAGCGTGACGCCCAAGAAGGTCGACGGCGGCGTGGTCTCGCCGTACCTGGTGCAGAAGATTCAACCGGGAGACCTGGTTCGGCTCGGTGAGATCGAGGGCGTGTTCACCCTGCCCGAGCCGCTGCCGGCCAAGCTGCTGTTCATCAGCGCCGGCAGCGGCATCACCCCGATCATCAGCATGCTGCGCAGCCTCGACCATCATGATCAGCTGGCCGACGCGGTGGTCATTCACTCCACCCGCACCCGCGAACAAACCATGTTCCTGTCCGCGCTCGAAGAACTCGACCGCCGGCACGAGGGGATGCGGCTGGACCTGCGCCTCACCTCCGAGCGTGGCCGGCTCGGGCCGGACAACCTGGACGAGGCATGTCCGGACTGGCGCGAACGTGAGGCCTTCTGCTCGGGCCCCGGCGAGATGCTCGACGCGCTGATCGAGCACTGGGAAAACAACGGCGATCGCGACCGCCTGCACTTCGAACGGTTCCAGCCCAAGATCGGCGGCGACGCGAACGCCGGCGAGGGCGGCACGGTGTGCTTCCTGGACAGCGAGAAATCCGTCGAATGTGACGGCGCCACATCGATTTTGGAGTCGGGGGAGCAGGCCGGGCTCAACCTCGCCCACGGTTGCCGAATCGGAATTTGCCATACCTGTGTGGGAACGCTGAAGTCGGGAAAGCTGCGTGACCTGCGCTCAGGTGAAGTGACCGAGCCCACCGGGCAGGACGTCCGGATCTGCATCAACACCGCCGAGGGCGACGTCGAACTCGAATTGTGATCGAAAGGAGCGGCTTGTGACGACCGCTGTGAAGAAATCCGGGGGAGAAAGCCCATTGGCCCGGCTGAGCGAGCAGGAAATCGAAAAGCTCGCCAAAGAACTGGATGCCATCCATGACGAGGTCTTCGCCGACCTCGGGGAGCGGGACCGCCGCTACATCAAGACCGTCATCTCGGCCCAGCGGCAGATCGTGGTGCTGGGCCGGGTGCTGTTGTTGGCCTCGCGGTCGAAGACGGCGTGGGCGCTGGGCACCGCGTGCCTCGGCATGGCCAAGATCCTGGAGAACATGGAGATCGGCCACAACGTCATGCACGGCCAATGGGATTGGATGAACGATCCCGACATCCATTCCTCGGTGTGGGACTGGGACACCGCGTCCACCGCCGAGGCATGGAAACACTCACACAACTACATTCACCACACGTACACCAACATCCAGGG
This genomic window contains:
- a CDS encoding ferredoxin reductase, translating into MAERGAQPHVPRGRRLFLRAVRRLFSPLQPDDYLEMINPLWTTKELRGKVDRIEPEGSEAASVLIRPGYEWPGHKPGQYVRLGVVIDGVYHWRAYSLTSDPTPEDGLISVTPKKVDGGVVSPYLVQKIQPGDLVRLGEIEGVFTLPEPLPAKLLFISAGSGITPIISMLRSLDHHDQLADAVVIHSTRTREQTMFLSALEELDRRHEGMRLDLRLTSERGRLGPDNLDEACPDWREREAFCSGPGEMLDALIEHWENNGDRDRLHFERFQPKIGGDANAGEGGTVCFLDSEKSVECDGATSILESGEQAGLNLAHGCRIGICHTCVGTLKSGKLRDLRSGEVTEPTGQDVRICINTAEGDVELEL